One window of the Chitinophaga niabensis genome contains the following:
- a CDS encoding anti-sigma factor, with amino-acid sequence MAGLATDQEVRELNAAMAQYPEIKAAADAAQLDMERYIQMQAVPPPATVKDRVFQIVNNEGVETAVPVSGSSVPASLYEDAYADEDKPARVISAARKWQWVAAAAIAGLITSIAFNVTYLNSSKEWKGKYEALLVDQTKVLAQSEVYQTKMKQSDDMLAMMRNPDVKAVRMFTASKDRPNLLATVFWNPKTKDVMLTVNNLPEPAADQQYQLWAIVNGVPVDAGVFEMGDTAKGFQKMKAIEGAQMFAVTLEKKGGSPTPTLTAMYVAGKVSS; translated from the coding sequence GTGGCTGGCTTAGCTACGGACCAGGAGGTCCGGGAGCTGAACGCTGCGATGGCCCAATATCCGGAAATAAAAGCTGCGGCAGATGCTGCTCAGCTTGATATGGAGCGCTATATCCAGATGCAGGCGGTTCCGCCTCCTGCTACTGTGAAAGACAGGGTTTTCCAGATCGTGAATAATGAAGGTGTGGAAACAGCAGTACCGGTTAGCGGTTCTTCTGTACCGGCCAGCTTATATGAAGATGCATATGCAGATGAAGATAAACCTGCAAGGGTGATCTCCGCTGCACGCAAATGGCAGTGGGTAGCTGCTGCAGCCATCGCAGGCCTGATCACCAGTATCGCATTCAACGTCACTTACCTGAACAGTTCCAAAGAATGGAAAGGTAAATATGAAGCGCTGCTTGTAGACCAGACCAAGGTACTCGCACAAAGTGAAGTATATCAGACGAAGATGAAACAATCCGATGATATGCTCGCGATGATGCGCAACCCGGATGTGAAAGCAGTGCGTATGTTCACGGCATCCAAAGACAGGCCCAATCTACTGGCTACTGTTTTCTGGAACCCGAAGACCAAAGACGTGATGCTCACTGTTAATAATCTCCCTGAACCAGCTGCAGATCAACAGTACCAACTCTGGGCCATCGTAAATGGCGTACCGGTAGATGCAGGTGTGTTCGAAATGGGCGATACCGCTAAAGGCTTCCAGAAAATGAAAGCCATTGAAGGCGCGCAAATGTTTGCCGTTACCCTTGAAAAGAAAGGTGGTAGCCCAACACCAACACTTACCGCTATGTACGTAGCCGGTAAAGTATCCAGCTGA